The following are encoded in a window of Streptomyces griseiscabiei genomic DNA:
- a CDS encoding ABC transporter permease, with translation MLQFLIRRLIGAVVIMFLIGAFTFFLFYTIPQDFAQLSCGKNCSPENIAVIRENLGLDKPITTQFWEFMSGIVVGRDFAVGHCSAPCLGVSFQSGDFVWDSIVDSFPLTLSLTIGGLVIFLVLGLGAGLLAAWKRGTAVDKAVSGASMVLSSFQIYFLGPIVLGIFVYSTGWMESPKYVPITEDPVGWFMGLLIPWAVMATIFTAQYTRMARSTMIEQLSEEHVRTARAKGMKQRYVFFRYAWRGSLIPIVTIIGMDLSALLSGAVVTEFTFDLAGLGRLSVDSSLGKDIPATMGVMLFGAFFILMLNIIVDIAYAYIDPRVRLS, from the coding sequence ATGCTTCAGTTCCTCATCCGCAGGCTGATCGGCGCCGTCGTCATCATGTTCCTGATCGGCGCGTTCACGTTCTTCCTGTTCTATACGATCCCCCAAGACTTCGCGCAGCTGTCCTGCGGCAAGAACTGCTCCCCCGAGAACATCGCGGTCATCAGAGAGAACCTCGGCCTCGACAAGCCCATCACCACGCAGTTCTGGGAGTTCATGTCCGGCATCGTGGTCGGCCGTGACTTCGCGGTGGGGCACTGCTCCGCACCCTGCCTGGGTGTGTCCTTCCAGAGCGGTGACTTCGTCTGGGACTCCATCGTCGACAGCTTCCCGCTCACTCTGTCGCTGACCATCGGTGGTCTGGTCATCTTCCTGGTGCTGGGCCTCGGCGCCGGTCTGCTCGCCGCCTGGAAGCGCGGCACCGCCGTGGACAAGGCCGTCAGCGGTGCCTCGATGGTGCTCAGCTCGTTCCAGATCTACTTCCTCGGCCCGATCGTCCTCGGCATCTTCGTCTACAGCACCGGCTGGATGGAGAGCCCCAAGTACGTGCCGATCACCGAGGACCCGGTGGGGTGGTTCATGGGTCTGCTGATCCCGTGGGCCGTGATGGCGACCATCTTCACTGCCCAGTACACGCGTATGGCCCGCTCGACCATGATCGAGCAGCTCTCGGAGGAGCACGTCCGCACGGCCCGCGCGAAGGGCATGAAGCAGCGGTACGTATTCTTCCGTTATGCCTGGCGTGGTTCACTCATTCCGATCGTCACCATCATCGGCATGGACCTGAGTGCGCTGCTGTCCGGCGCCGTGGTCACGGAGTTCACCTTCGACCTGGCCGGCCTCGGACGTCTCTCGGTCGACTCGTCGCTCGGCAAGGACATCCCGGCGACCATGGGCGTGATGCTGTTCGGCGCCTTCTTCATCCTGATGCTGAACATCATCGTGGACATCGCCTACGCCTACATCGACCCGCGCGTGCGCCTCAGCTAG
- a CDS encoding ABC transporter ATP-binding protein: MTTLTKTEGEKAPTGPEAFLSVRDLRVRFSTEDGIVKAVDGLSFDVERGKTLGIVGESGSGKSVTNLTVLGLHNPKTTTVEGEIVLDGKELVTAKEKELEQLRGNKVAMIFQDPLTALSPYYTVGRQIAEPFMKHTGASKKEARRRAIEMLAKVGIPHPQTRVDDYPHQFSGGMRQRAMIAMALVCDPDLLIADEPTTALDVTVQAQILDLLKDLQQEFGSAIIFITHDLGVISDMADDLLVMYSGRAVERGSVREVLRNPTHPYTWGLLSSMPRLGGDTAQALTPIPGSPPSLLNPPSGCPFHPRCAFTGEVTGNRCSTERPSLGEGRASACHLTADEKQTIFIDKIQPRLR; the protein is encoded by the coding sequence GTGACCACTCTGACCAAGACCGAAGGCGAGAAGGCCCCGACCGGGCCCGAGGCCTTCCTCTCGGTCCGCGACCTGCGGGTGCGGTTCTCCACCGAGGACGGCATAGTCAAGGCCGTCGACGGGCTCTCCTTCGACGTCGAGCGCGGCAAGACGCTGGGCATCGTGGGTGAGTCGGGCTCCGGCAAGTCCGTGACCAACCTGACCGTCCTCGGTCTGCACAACCCGAAGACCACCACCGTCGAGGGCGAGATCGTCCTCGACGGCAAGGAACTCGTCACCGCCAAGGAGAAGGAGCTGGAGCAGCTCCGCGGCAACAAGGTGGCGATGATCTTCCAGGACCCGCTGACGGCGCTCTCGCCGTACTACACGGTGGGCCGGCAGATCGCGGAGCCGTTCATGAAGCACACCGGCGCCTCCAAGAAGGAGGCCCGGCGGCGGGCGATCGAGATGCTGGCCAAGGTCGGCATCCCGCACCCGCAGACGCGGGTGGACGACTACCCGCACCAGTTCTCCGGCGGTATGCGCCAGCGCGCCATGATCGCCATGGCGCTGGTCTGCGACCCCGACCTGCTGATCGCGGACGAGCCGACCACCGCGCTCGACGTGACCGTGCAGGCGCAGATCCTGGACCTGCTCAAGGACCTCCAGCAGGAGTTCGGCTCCGCGATCATCTTCATCACCCATGACCTCGGTGTCATCTCCGACATGGCCGACGACCTGCTGGTGATGTACTCGGGCCGGGCCGTGGAGCGCGGCAGCGTCCGTGAGGTGCTGCGCAACCCCACGCACCCCTACACCTGGGGTCTGCTCAGCTCGATGCCCCGCCTCGGCGGCGACACCGCGCAGGCGCTCACGCCGATCCCCGGCTCCCCGCCCAGCCTGCTCAACCCGCCCAGCGGCTGCCCGTTCCACCCGCGCTGCGCGTTCACCGGTGAGGTCACCGGCAACCGCTGCAGCACGGAGCGGCCGTCGCTCGGCGAGGGGCGTGCCTCCGCCTGCCACCTGACGGCGGACGAGAAGCAGACCATCTTCATCGACAAGATCCAGCCCCGGCTGCGCTAG
- a CDS encoding ABC transporter family substrate-binding protein, translating into MPIPHDRDRHDRVRPRAARRSLAFLAAGVLTMPLLSGCGEEDPAGRPAAEQDIAPAARNLVADGGTLRWAVDAVPETLNTFQADADPATSRIAGAVLPSMYRLDTSGRPQLNSDYVESAEVVEREPRQVVLYKLNQEAVWSDGREIGAADFVAQWRALSGKDSAYWTARNAGYERIEKIERGDNDLEVRVTFARPYADWKSLFSPLYPKQVMGTPDSFNDGARKKLKVTAGPFALKEIDREGGEVTLARNPRWWGRSAKLSQLVLRAVPRAERAKALAEGKVDIAEIDSSQAERIMLAAPGKKKSQGAGPLSQSSPLAHEGSPAHGPDSGLTPAKSLRSWAIAHGSDEEAADDETGARKKRREALAAYTAEQSALRGFAVRRSLEPAFTQLALNGSEGPLSDERVRRAVARAIDREKLAALVLKPLGLPAEPVGSHLALAGQAAYADNSGALGGQDTDEARALLADAGWEKGGPLKPAAEGKKAAGAEGDEDAKKDQKKDEKGGGERSGDAGDEGTYIVGDDNKPYDADENLAQDGKQFKPGSAPGAYAPRGTRAPADAARGPLAKNGKLLTLRFVLPAGPGTESLRAVGQRIAVMLDRVGIRTEITKVADESYFKDHIANGQYDLALYSWPTSAYPATDARPIYAKPVPAADGSLSVEQNYTRVGTDRVDQLFDQAVATLDESETRSLIRKADARIWAAAGSIPLYQRPQLVAARTTLANAGAFGFQTPVYEDMGFLKKGAKGPARPTGSPTAK; encoded by the coding sequence ATGCCGATTCCCCACGACCGCGATCGACACGACCGCGTACGACCGCGCGCCGCGCGCCGCTCCCTGGCGTTCCTGGCCGCCGGTGTGCTCACGATGCCCCTGCTGAGCGGGTGCGGCGAGGAGGACCCGGCGGGCCGGCCCGCCGCCGAGCAGGACATCGCGCCCGCCGCGCGGAACCTCGTCGCCGACGGCGGCACCCTGCGCTGGGCCGTGGACGCCGTACCGGAGACCCTGAACACCTTCCAGGCGGACGCCGACCCGGCCACGTCACGGATCGCGGGCGCCGTACTGCCGTCGATGTACCGCCTCGACACCAGCGGACGCCCCCAGCTGAACTCCGACTACGTGGAGTCCGCGGAGGTCGTCGAGCGCGAGCCCCGGCAGGTCGTCCTCTACAAGCTCAACCAGGAAGCGGTGTGGAGCGACGGGCGGGAGATCGGCGCCGCCGACTTCGTCGCGCAGTGGCGGGCCCTGTCCGGCAAGGACTCCGCGTACTGGACGGCCCGGAACGCCGGCTACGAGCGCATCGAGAAGATCGAACGCGGCGACAACGACCTGGAGGTCCGGGTCACCTTCGCCCGTCCGTACGCCGACTGGAAGTCGCTGTTCTCGCCGCTGTACCCGAAGCAGGTCATGGGCACGCCCGACTCCTTCAACGACGGCGCCCGCAAGAAGCTCAAGGTCACCGCCGGTCCGTTCGCGCTGAAGGAGATCGACCGCGAGGGCGGCGAGGTCACGCTCGCCCGCAACCCCCGCTGGTGGGGCCGCAGCGCCAAGCTCTCCCAGCTGGTGCTGCGTGCCGTGCCGCGCGCCGAACGGGCGAAGGCGCTGGCCGAGGGCAAGGTCGACATCGCCGAGATCGACTCTTCGCAGGCCGAGCGGATCATGCTCGCCGCCCCCGGGAAGAAGAAGTCGCAGGGCGCCGGCCCGCTCTCGCAGAGCAGCCCCCTCGCCCACGAGGGCAGTCCCGCGCACGGCCCCGACTCCGGTCTGACCCCCGCGAAGTCGCTGCGGTCCTGGGCCATCGCCCACGGCTCGGACGAGGAGGCCGCGGACGACGAGACCGGCGCCCGGAAGAAGCGGCGCGAGGCGCTCGCCGCGTACACCGCCGAGCAGTCCGCGCTGCGCGGCTTCGCCGTCCGCCGTTCCCTGGAGCCCGCCTTCACCCAGCTCGCCCTGAACGGCTCCGAGGGCCCCCTCTCCGACGAGCGCGTCCGCCGCGCGGTGGCCCGTGCCATCGACCGGGAGAAGCTCGCCGCGCTCGTCCTCAAGCCCCTCGGCCTGCCCGCCGAACCCGTCGGCAGCCACCTCGCCCTCGCCGGGCAGGCGGCCTACGCCGACAACAGCGGCGCTCTCGGCGGCCAGGACACCGACGAGGCCCGCGCCCTCCTCGCCGACGCCGGCTGGGAGAAGGGCGGCCCCCTCAAGCCCGCCGCTGAGGGCAAGAAGGCCGCCGGCGCCGAGGGGGACGAGGACGCGAAGAAGGACCAGAAGAAGGACGAGAAGGGCGGCGGGGAACGCTCCGGCGACGCCGGGGACGAGGGCACGTACATCGTCGGGGACGACAACAAGCCCTACGACGCCGACGAGAACCTCGCCCAGGACGGCAAGCAGTTCAAGCCGGGCAGTGCGCCCGGCGCGTACGCCCCTCGGGGGACGCGGGCGCCCGCCGACGCCGCGCGGGGGCCGCTCGCCAAGAACGGCAAGCTGCTGACGCTGCGGTTCGTGCTGCCGGCCGGGCCGGGCACCGAGTCGCTGCGGGCCGTCGGGCAGCGGATCGCGGTCATGCTGGACCGCGTCGGGATCCGTACGGAGATCACCAAGGTCGCCGACGAGAGCTACTTCAAGGACCACATCGCGAACGGGCAGTACGACCTCGCGCTGTACTCCTGGCCGACCTCCGCGTATCCCGCCACCGACGCCCGGCCGATCTACGCCAAGCCGGTGCCCGCCGCCGACGGCTCGCTGAGCGTCGAGCAGAACTACACGCGGGTCGGCACGGACCGGGTTGACCAGCTCTTCGACCAGGCCGTCGCCACCCTCGACGAGTCCGAGACCCGCTCCCTGATCCGCAAGGCCGACGCCCGCATCTGGGCCGCCGCCGGGTCCATCCCGCTCTACCAGCGGCCTCAGCTCGTCGCCGCCCGCACCACCCTCGCGAACGCCGGCGCCTTCGGCTTCCAGACCCCGGTCTACGAGGACATGGGCTTCCTGAAGAAGGGCGCGAAGGGCCCGGCCCGGCCGACGGGGAGCCCCACGGCGAAGTAG
- a CDS encoding ABC transporter substrate-binding protein, translating into MKPIRNRTTRAVAVALVAGSLALAGCSDNGKSNTKDTSKSKDDAAEQSKPVAYGDAAASTGPAEEVKGAKPGGVINVYQQSDITHLDPGQIYVSDAGQLANLIHRGLTNYQEDDKGNLTVVGDIATDSGTSSDGGKTWTYTLKDGIKDEDGNAITSADVRHTIERQYSKVIFDGPTYIQSWLSGSDYRKKLPDGPYKGKHLPDSVLETPDAKTVVFHFDQPRPDLPQALAMAGYAIVPEKQDTKEKYDKAPASLGPYKISELKAGKSLTLVKNDQWDPKTDVVRHQYVDGFNFTNTIDQASQTKRLIADQGDAKNAMQFTDSVDPAQMSTVIGNAATKKRTIQGYQPYVWQLTFNLDAAAVKDKKVRDAITYALPSQAMVQADGGRYGGEVAGGLMAPTLPGYDASYDPFGKQKKPNGDLDKAKALLKEAGVKEGTKLSYAYSNTPRGQAQQVIIKDALAKIGFDVQAKEIDRASFYEQVGKLDNPYDIYMTGWGQDWSSPSTVITPVYDGTLVADGGSNYSHIKDDKVDALIKKALTEEPEAAAKTWEEAHHRIVEEINPAAPVYYSKQIQLFGSNIGGARYSTESSYIDINDVFLKQP; encoded by the coding sequence ATGAAGCCCATCAGAAACCGCACCACGCGCGCCGTGGCTGTGGCGCTCGTGGCCGGCTCGCTGGCGCTCGCCGGCTGCTCGGACAACGGCAAGAGCAACACGAAGGACACGTCCAAGTCCAAGGACGACGCCGCCGAGCAGTCGAAGCCTGTCGCCTACGGCGACGCCGCCGCCTCCACCGGTCCGGCCGAGGAAGTCAAGGGTGCCAAGCCCGGCGGTGTCATCAACGTCTACCAGCAGTCGGACATCACCCACCTGGACCCGGGCCAGATCTACGTCTCCGACGCCGGTCAGCTCGCCAACCTGATCCACCGCGGTCTGACCAACTACCAGGAGGACGACAAGGGCAACCTGACCGTCGTCGGTGACATCGCCACCGACTCCGGCACGTCCTCCGACGGCGGCAAGACCTGGACGTACACGCTCAAGGACGGCATCAAGGACGAGGACGGCAACGCCATCACCTCGGCCGACGTCCGCCACACCATCGAGCGTCAGTACTCCAAGGTCATCTTCGACGGCCCGACGTACATCCAGAGCTGGCTGTCGGGCTCCGACTACCGCAAGAAGCTGCCGGACGGCCCGTACAAGGGCAAGCACCTGCCGGACTCCGTCCTGGAGACCCCGGACGCCAAGACGGTCGTCTTCCACTTCGACCAGCCGCGCCCGGACCTGCCGCAGGCCCTCGCCATGGCCGGCTACGCCATCGTGCCCGAGAAGCAGGACACGAAGGAGAAGTACGACAAGGCCCCGGCCTCGCTCGGCCCCTACAAGATCTCCGAGCTCAAGGCCGGCAAGTCGCTGACCCTGGTCAAGAACGACCAGTGGGACCCGAAGACGGACGTGGTGCGCCACCAGTACGTCGACGGCTTCAACTTCACCAACACCATCGACCAGGCCAGCCAGACCAAGCGTCTGATCGCCGACCAGGGCGACGCCAAGAACGCCATGCAGTTCACGGACTCCGTGGACCCGGCGCAGATGTCGACGGTCATCGGCAACGCCGCGACGAAGAAGCGCACCATCCAGGGCTACCAGCCCTACGTGTGGCAGCTGACCTTCAACCTCGACGCCGCCGCCGTCAAGGACAAGAAGGTCCGCGACGCGATCACCTACGCGCTCCCGTCGCAGGCCATGGTCCAGGCCGACGGTGGCCGCTACGGCGGTGAGGTCGCCGGTGGTCTGATGGCGCCGACCCTGCCGGGCTACGACGCGTCCTACGACCCGTTCGGCAAGCAGAAGAAGCCCAACGGTGACCTGGACAAGGCCAAGGCGCTGCTGAAGGAGGCGGGTGTCAAGGAGGGCACGAAGCTCAGCTACGCCTACTCCAACACCCCGCGCGGCCAGGCCCAGCAGGTGATCATCAAGGACGCGCTGGCCAAGATCGGCTTCGACGTCCAGGCCAAGGAGATCGACCGGGCCAGCTTCTACGAGCAGGTCGGCAAGCTGGACAACCCGTACGACATCTACATGACCGGCTGGGGCCAGGACTGGTCCTCCCCGTCCACGGTCATCACCCCGGTCTACGACGGCACCCTGGTCGCCGACGGTGGCTCGAACTACTCCCACATCAAGGACGACAAGGTCGACGCCCTCATCAAGAAGGCGCTGACCGAGGAGCCCGAGGCCGCGGCCAAGACGTGGGAAGAGGCTCACCACCGCATCGTGGAGGAGATCAACCCGGCCGCCCCGGTCTACTACTCGAAGCAGATCCAGCTCTTCGGATCGAACATCGGTGGTGCCCGGTACAGCACGGAGTCGAGCTACATCGACATCAACGACGTGTTCCTGAAGCAGCCGTAA
- the typA gene encoding translational GTPase TypA, with product MAVTETRHDIRNVAIVAHVDHGKTTLVDAMLKQAGAFAAHAAESLDDRMMDSNDLEREKGITILAKNTAVKYHPKDGGDVITINIIDTPGHADFGGEVERGLSMVDAVVLLVDASEGPLPQTRFVLRKALQQRLPVILCINKTDRADSRIDEVVNETYDLFLDLDADEDQIEFPIVYACARDGVASLTKPEDGTVPADSNSLEPFFSTILSHVPAPSYDAEAPLQAHVTNLDADNFLGRIALLRVEQGELRKGQTVTWIKRDGTMSNVRITELMMTEALTRKPAEVAGPGDICAVAGIPDIMIGETLADTENPIALPLITVDEPAISMTIGTNTSPLVGRGGTGKGAENKAAVKDRKVTARQVKDRLDRELVGNVSLRVIDTERPDAWEVQGRGELALAILVEQMRREGFELTIGKPQVVTKDVDGKTYEPVERMTIDVPEEHMGAVTQLMGVRKGRMDNMSNHGSGWVRMEFVVPSRGLIGFRTEFLTGTRGTGIAHSIHEGHEPWFGTLTTRNNGSLVADRSGAVTAFAMTNLQERGVLFTDPGTEVYEGMIVGENSRSDDMDVNITKEKKLTNMRSSSADSFEAIVPPRKLSLEQSLEFCRDDECVEVTPEAVRIRKVNLDGRERARAASRAKHG from the coding sequence ATGGCTGTGACCGAAACGCGTCACGACATCCGCAACGTCGCCATCGTCGCCCACGTCGACCACGGCAAGACCACTCTGGTCGACGCCATGCTCAAGCAGGCCGGTGCCTTCGCCGCGCACGCCGCCGAGTCGCTCGACGACCGCATGATGGACTCGAACGACCTGGAGCGTGAGAAGGGCATCACGATCCTCGCCAAGAACACGGCGGTGAAGTACCACCCGAAGGATGGCGGCGACGTCATCACCATCAACATCATCGACACCCCCGGCCACGCCGACTTCGGCGGTGAGGTCGAGCGCGGTCTGTCGATGGTCGACGCGGTGGTCCTGCTCGTCGACGCCTCCGAGGGCCCGCTGCCGCAGACCCGCTTCGTGCTCCGCAAGGCGCTCCAGCAGCGCCTGCCGGTCATCCTGTGCATCAACAAGACGGACCGCGCGGACTCACGCATCGACGAGGTCGTCAACGAGACCTACGACCTCTTCCTCGACCTCGACGCCGACGAGGACCAGATCGAGTTCCCCATCGTCTACGCGTGTGCGCGTGACGGTGTCGCCTCGCTGACCAAGCCGGAGGACGGCACCGTCCCGGCCGACAGCAACAGCCTGGAGCCGTTCTTCTCCACGATCCTGTCGCACGTCCCGGCCCCGTCGTACGACGCGGAGGCCCCGCTCCAGGCGCACGTCACCAACCTGGACGCCGACAACTTCCTGGGCCGTATCGCGCTGCTCCGCGTCGAGCAGGGCGAGCTGCGCAAGGGCCAGACCGTCACCTGGATCAAGCGCGACGGCACCATGTCCAACGTCCGCATCACCGAGCTGATGATGACCGAGGCGCTCACCCGCAAGCCCGCCGAGGTGGCCGGCCCCGGTGACATCTGCGCCGTCGCCGGTATCCCGGACATCATGATCGGCGAGACCCTCGCCGACACCGAGAACCCGATCGCGCTGCCGCTGATCACGGTCGACGAGCCGGCGATCTCGATGACCATCGGTACGAACACCTCGCCGCTGGTCGGCCGCGGTGGCACCGGCAAGGGCGCGGAGAACAAGGCCGCGGTCAAGGACCGCAAGGTCACCGCCCGCCAGGTCAAGGACCGCCTCGACCGTGAGCTGGTCGGTAACGTCAGCCTCCGGGTCATCGACACCGAGCGTCCCGACGCCTGGGAGGTGCAGGGCCGTGGTGAGCTGGCGCTCGCCATCCTGGTCGAGCAGATGCGCCGCGAGGGCTTCGAGCTGACCATCGGCAAGCCGCAGGTCGTCACCAAGGACGTCGACGGCAAGACGTACGAGCCCGTCGAGCGCATGACGATCGACGTGCCCGAGGAGCACATGGGCGCGGTCACGCAGCTCATGGGCGTCCGCAAGGGCCGGATGGACAACATGTCGAACCACGGCTCCGGCTGGGTCCGCATGGAGTTCGTCGTGCCGTCCCGCGGTCTCATCGGGTTCCGTACGGAGTTCCTGACCGGCACGCGCGGCACGGGCATCGCCCACTCCATCCACGAGGGCCACGAGCCGTGGTTCGGCACCCTGACGACCCGTAACAACGGCTCGCTCGTCGCCGACCGCTCCGGCGCCGTCACCGCGTTCGCGATGACGAATCTCCAGGAGCGCGGTGTGCTGTTCACGGACCCCGGCACCGAGGTGTACGAGGGCATGATCGTCGGTGAGAACTCGCGTTCCGACGACATGGACGTGAACATCACCAAGGAGAAGAAGCTCACGAACATGCGGTCTTCCTCGGCCGACTCGTTCGAGGCGATCGTCCCGCCGCGCAAGCTCTCCCTGGAGCAGTCCCTGGAGTTCTGCCGCGACGACGAGTGCGTCGAGGTGACCCCGGAGGCCGTGCGCATTCGCAAGGTCAACCTGGACGGCCGCGAGCGCGCGCGGGCCGCGAGCCGCGCCAAGCACGGCTGA
- a CDS encoding ABC transporter ATP-binding protein, which translates to MSDNLTLPAQQGSKDTAAETLLRVEGLTKHFPIYGGFPIKRKVGAVQAVDGIDLTVGVGESVGLVGESGCGKSTTGRLITRLMEPTSGKITYKDQDITHASRKQLAPVRSEIQMIFQDPYSSLNPRQTVGTIIKSPMEVNGINPEGGREHKVRELLELVGLNPEHYNRFPHEFSGGQRQRIGVARALALNPKLIVADEPVSALDVSIQAQVVNLLQKVQDELGIAFLFIAHDLAIVRHFSKRVAVMYLGKIVEVADRDSLYNRPRHPYTHALLSAVPEVAIDDEVEVKERIRLAGDVPSPIAPPSGCRFRTRCWKAQDKCASEEPPLVQLSGSLDGHLTACHFPEDPTTEARAEDVVLDPALKALEDSAPEGSAAPVSKD; encoded by the coding sequence ATGAGTGACAACCTCACCCTCCCCGCACAGCAGGGCTCCAAGGACACCGCGGCCGAAACGCTTCTCAGGGTCGAGGGCCTGACGAAACACTTCCCCATCTACGGCGGCTTCCCGATCAAACGCAAGGTCGGTGCGGTTCAGGCGGTGGACGGCATCGACCTGACCGTCGGCGTCGGCGAGAGCGTCGGCCTCGTCGGTGAGTCCGGCTGCGGCAAGTCGACCACCGGCCGGCTGATCACGCGTCTGATGGAGCCGACCAGCGGCAAGATCACCTACAAGGACCAGGACATCACCCACGCCTCGCGCAAGCAGCTGGCGCCGGTGCGGTCCGAGATCCAGATGATCTTCCAGGACCCGTACTCCTCCCTCAACCCGCGGCAGACGGTCGGCACGATCATCAAGTCGCCGATGGAGGTCAACGGGATCAACCCCGAGGGCGGCCGGGAGCACAAGGTCCGCGAGCTGCTGGAGCTGGTCGGTCTCAACCCCGAGCACTACAACCGCTTCCCGCACGAGTTCTCCGGCGGTCAGCGCCAGCGCATCGGGGTCGCCCGCGCGCTCGCCCTGAACCCGAAGCTGATCGTCGCGGACGAGCCGGTCTCGGCGCTGGACGTGTCGATCCAGGCGCAGGTCGTCAACCTGCTCCAGAAGGTCCAGGACGAACTGGGCATCGCGTTCCTGTTCATCGCCCACGACCTGGCCATCGTCCGGCACTTCTCGAAGCGTGTCGCGGTCATGTACCTCGGCAAGATCGTCGAGGTCGCCGACCGTGACTCGCTCTACAACCGGCCGCGTCACCCGTACACGCACGCCCTGCTGTCGGCGGTGCCCGAGGTCGCCATCGACGACGAGGTGGAGGTGAAGGAGCGGATCCGGCTCGCCGGTGACGTCCCCTCGCCGATCGCGCCGCCGTCCGGCTGCCGCTTCCGTACGCGCTGCTGGAAGGCCCAGGACAAGTGCGCCTCCGAGGAGCCGCCGCTGGTCCAGCTCTCCGGCAGCCTGGACGGCCACCTGACCGCCTGCCACTTCCCGGAGGACCCGACGACCGAGGCACGCGCCGAGGACGTCGTCCTGGACCCGGCGCTCAAGGCGCTGGAGGACAGCGCGCCGGAAGGCTCCGCGGCGCCGGTGAGCAAGGACTGA
- a CDS encoding ABC transporter permease, protein MTSPTKAEGSGSAVALDPELETTDEVAKGEKKLEGRSPGQLMWQRFKRDRTGVISACVVIFFFVIAALAPVISSLYGKNPYTLYAQEPDFPFLLDDFAMPTGSYGGISSDFWFGVEPKLGRDVLTMLLYGMRTSLYMAVIVTLFSVITGVLIGMIGGYFGGRVDYWVGRITDFFLGFPQQLFFIAFMPVVTALFVDPRDETPTYLRAVAIVLVMWFLGWMGLARLVRSSVLSLREREFVEAAKVSGASPWRIVRKEILPNIVTPILVQGTYILPSTILSIAFLSYVGVGFPEPTPDWGRMFALAAKVYEQDPMFMFFPGVAMVVFVLCFNLLGDSVRDAFDPKTGR, encoded by the coding sequence ATGACCAGTCCAACCAAGGCCGAGGGCTCCGGGTCCGCGGTCGCCTTGGACCCCGAGCTCGAGACGACCGACGAGGTCGCCAAGGGCGAGAAGAAGCTTGAGGGTCGTTCCCCCGGGCAGTTGATGTGGCAACGGTTCAAGCGTGACCGTACGGGAGTCATCTCCGCGTGCGTAGTGATTTTCTTCTTCGTCATCGCCGCGCTCGCGCCGGTGATCTCGAGTCTGTACGGCAAGAACCCGTACACGCTGTACGCGCAGGAGCCGGACTTCCCGTTCCTGCTCGACGACTTCGCGATGCCCACCGGCTCCTACGGCGGCATCTCCAGTGACTTCTGGTTCGGTGTCGAGCCGAAGCTGGGCCGCGATGTGCTCACGATGCTGCTGTACGGCATGCGCACCTCGCTGTACATGGCGGTCATCGTCACCCTGTTCAGCGTGATCACCGGCGTCCTCATCGGCATGATCGGCGGCTACTTCGGCGGTCGTGTCGACTACTGGGTGGGCCGGATCACCGACTTCTTCCTGGGCTTCCCCCAGCAGCTGTTCTTCATCGCCTTCATGCCGGTCGTCACCGCGCTGTTCGTCGACCCGCGCGACGAGACGCCGACCTACCTGCGGGCCGTGGCCATCGTCCTGGTGATGTGGTTCCTCGGCTGGATGGGCCTCGCCCGTCTGGTGCGCAGCTCGGTGCTCTCGCTGCGTGAGCGCGAGTTCGTGGAGGCGGCCAAGGTGTCCGGGGCCTCGCCCTGGCGCATCGTGCGCAAGGAGATCCTGCCGAACATCGTCACCCCGATCCTGGTGCAGGGCACGTACATCCTGCCCAGCACGATCCTCTCCATCGCCTTCCTCTCGTACGTCGGCGTCGGCTTCCCCGAGCCCACCCCCGACTGGGGGCGCATGTTCGCCCTCGCCGCCAAGGTCTACGAGCAGGACCCGATGTTCATGTTCTTCCCAGGCGTGGCGATGGTCGTCTTCGTGCTCTGCTTCAACCTTCTCGGCGACTCCGTCCGGGACGCATTCGACCCCAAGACCGGACGGTAA